Proteins from one Vibrio pomeroyi genomic window:
- the dcm gene encoding DNA (cytosine-5-)-methyltransferase: protein MRYQEILKGDIEDEKRIERNLLATNKLLKLLVEIYDQKNLAIKLQELGGNYCDITREKLNKWKANPEAGIIVFHEKALEDLQNKLLPVKPAHWDNPDFTFIDLFAGIGGLRKGFEDVGGKCVFTNEWDSAARRTYLANHYVDEHELPYFLDNEKENVEKNTSYMDITKITQSGDSGVSEEDKQANILKHIPQHDLLLAGFPCQPFSLAGVSKKNSLGRAHGFECDTQGTLFFDVEQILITRQPKYFVLENVKNLKSHDKGNTFATIIRSLDRAGYWIADISDVDSDIEEAIQEVRKRKPEPTVIDGAHFTPQHRERIVLVGVRKDLAEANPSLKRLSLRNIEKPQKRYTFAEILCPLTDAEKKKYTLTPNLWNYLYHYALKHQTKGNGFGFGLVDPSNPHAVSRTLSARYYKDGSEILINQDALEPEYLTDNREHGIRKNLERDEVAKSFADRLKLNDPEVGEKEYKLALKEGEKKYDELHGRYAPEFDSLYKTPRRLTPRECARLMGFEKPEFDRNDSDTDFRIVCADTAAYKQFGNSVVVPVFRAVANLLKTNI from the coding sequence ATGCGATATCAAGAAATACTGAAAGGTGACATTGAAGACGAAAAGCGTATTGAGCGTAACTTACTTGCGACGAATAAGCTTTTGAAATTACTCGTGGAAATCTACGATCAGAAGAACTTGGCGATTAAACTTCAAGAGCTTGGCGGTAACTATTGCGATATCACTCGGGAGAAACTTAATAAGTGGAAAGCCAACCCTGAGGCTGGAATAATCGTCTTTCATGAAAAGGCGTTAGAAGACCTTCAAAATAAGCTTTTGCCTGTAAAACCAGCTCATTGGGATAACCCAGATTTCACTTTCATCGATCTTTTTGCTGGTATTGGTGGATTGCGTAAGGGTTTTGAAGACGTTGGAGGGAAATGTGTTTTTACCAATGAATGGGATTCTGCGGCTCGACGTACTTACCTTGCAAATCATTATGTAGATGAGCATGAGCTTCCTTATTTCTTAGATAACGAGAAAGAGAACGTAGAGAAAAACACTTCTTACATGGATATCACCAAGATCACCCAAAGTGGTGATAGCGGTGTTTCAGAAGAAGATAAGCAAGCTAATATATTAAAGCATATCCCTCAGCATGATTTATTACTTGCTGGCTTTCCATGTCAGCCATTTTCATTAGCAGGTGTATCTAAGAAAAATTCATTAGGTCGTGCCCATGGTTTTGAGTGTGATACTCAAGGAACGCTGTTTTTTGATGTTGAACAAATACTTATAACACGCCAGCCTAAGTACTTTGTTCTTGAGAATGTTAAGAACCTTAAAAGCCACGATAAAGGCAATACATTTGCGACGATCATTCGTTCGCTTGATCGAGCAGGATATTGGATCGCTGATATTTCCGATGTAGATAGCGATATTGAGGAAGCGATACAAGAAGTCCGCAAACGTAAACCTGAACCTACAGTCATTGATGGTGCGCATTTTACACCACAGCATCGTGAGCGTATTGTTTTAGTCGGTGTACGCAAAGATTTAGCAGAAGCCAACCCTAGCTTAAAACGATTATCACTTCGTAATATTGAAAAGCCACAGAAGCGTTATACTTTTGCTGAAATTCTATGTCCGTTAACTGATGCAGAAAAGAAAAAATATACGTTAACTCCTAATCTTTGGAACTACTTGTATCACTATGCATTGAAGCATCAAACCAAAGGAAATGGGTTTGGATTTGGCTTAGTAGATCCTAGCAATCCACACGCTGTGTCAAGAACACTTTCCGCTCGTTACTATAAAGATGGTTCCGAGATACTAATCAATCAAGATGCTTTGGAACCAGAATATCTAACTGATAATCGAGAACATGGTATTCGTAAGAACCTTGAACGTGATGAAGTTGCAAAATCTTTTGCCGATAGACTGAAATTGAATGACCCAGAAGTCGGAGAGAAAGAGTACAAACTAGCACTTAAGGAAGGTGAAAAGAAATATGATGAGTTACATGGCCGCTACGCGCCTGAGTTTGACTCTCTATATAAAACTCCGCGTCGCCTAACTCCTCGTGAGTGCGCGAGACTTATGGGGTTTGAAAAGCCGGAGTTTGACCGCAATGATAGTGATACCGATTTTAGAATTGTTTGCGCTGATACAGCAGCTTATAAACAGTTCGGTAATTCAGTGGTGGTCCCGGTATTTCGAGCCGTAGCTAACCTTCTGAAAACTAATATTTAA
- the rlmJ gene encoding 23S rRNA (adenine(2030)-N(6))-methyltransferase RlmJ, which translates to MEYRHQCHVGDHGDALKHPVLSALVQSLMQQHSRLNVIDTHSGTGCYDLTTAPSNHAGEFAEGVGYLWRNKAYLPESFASFMSVLEYYNPNQLITLYPGSAAITYQQGRSQDSFYFSDIQQDEADLLQTNIEKLQRDLDVSSKLTITAGDGLKALPDDVAKHDNHHLIVIDPPYETDAEYLAVIDALVKAYQQSEKVSALIWYPLYTDDKSSLILNHCVTAVKDGLLPSPIKSELRLRDPKGDDRLIGSGLLLFNPPQGIAGKVADTLDYLHSQLATNGEGYWQMRSL; encoded by the coding sequence ATGGAATATCGACATCAATGTCATGTAGGCGACCACGGTGATGCCCTTAAGCATCCGGTATTGAGTGCTCTGGTTCAGTCATTAATGCAGCAGCATTCACGTCTCAATGTTATCGACACACACTCAGGGACAGGGTGTTACGACCTGACAACCGCACCAAGTAATCATGCAGGCGAGTTTGCCGAAGGGGTGGGGTACTTATGGCGAAACAAAGCTTATCTTCCAGAATCATTCGCGTCTTTTATGTCGGTGCTGGAATACTACAACCCTAATCAGCTTATCACTCTGTATCCCGGTTCTGCGGCCATTACGTATCAGCAAGGTCGAAGCCAAGACAGCTTCTATTTTTCCGATATTCAGCAAGATGAAGCCGATTTACTTCAAACCAATATTGAGAAGCTACAACGCGATCTGGATGTCTCAAGTAAGCTCACCATTACCGCAGGCGACGGGCTTAAAGCGCTACCCGATGATGTAGCTAAGCATGATAACCATCACCTGATTGTTATCGACCCACCCTATGAAACCGATGCTGAATATCTCGCAGTGATTGACGCCTTAGTGAAGGCATATCAGCAATCTGAGAAAGTCTCTGCGCTGATTTGGTATCCGCTCTACACCGATGACAAAAGCTCACTGATTTTGAACCACTGCGTGACAGCGGTGAAAGATGGCTTGCTACCAAGCCCGATTAAATCGGAATTGCGACTGCGCGATCCAAAGGGCGATGATCGCCTCATTGGTAGTGGGTTGTTACTGTTTAACCCGCCTCAAGGCATTGCCGGAAAAGTGGCTGACACGCTCGATTACTTACATAGCCAGCTCGCAACCAATGGTGAGGGTTATTGGCAAATGAGAAGTCTATAA
- a CDS encoding MvaI/BcnI family restriction endonuclease has protein sequence MYEFNHFDHFNTPNLAAASKLLQAHGCNIALIKALPKNANDKNQIYIHSDASLLNSIFALNFRDREASTSQTKKTSNPGRRIPEATFERFSWLSTDGKLAKTKACKAIIYAQYPEARLSGFVTDDLEMPRSLSVDYTKSDELLPRYLIIGATKTGEAVAMIAVNPPQEFVKEFKALENYFGSSVCKAVVIEQETGTQKLKAILRENVASQTLLGCRFDKEGNTIPFTGTQVHGYTLEHACGIKPNADKNGDIFGIELKCFTRKKLTLFTPEPDGGLYKENFNLFMTTYGYEKEGAYRLTGLHRAYQENTKSLLTLKITCKHAIKEKDGITGKKTILYKAGYYDPEIPITKQMTDMKVILEDRSGEVAASWSLERLLNCWGAKHNEVVYVPAQKLVNEEQSTLDKGYKWKIDFIDQVLWCNRTNAEKLFQAIHKGTVYLDPAPKYCPDSPKDNKRRSQWRINDIYKAADSLYEETRLVNLVK, from the coding sequence ATGTACGAATTCAACCATTTTGATCACTTCAACACCCCTAATTTGGCAGCTGCCAGTAAATTGTTGCAGGCGCATGGCTGTAATATTGCGTTGATTAAAGCATTACCTAAAAATGCTAATGATAAAAATCAGATATACATACACTCAGATGCGAGCTTACTTAACTCGATTTTCGCTCTTAACTTTCGCGATAGAGAAGCTAGTACTAGCCAGACAAAAAAGACCTCAAATCCCGGAAGAAGAATCCCAGAAGCGACATTTGAGCGTTTTTCATGGCTATCGACTGACGGAAAATTAGCTAAGACTAAAGCCTGTAAAGCCATCATTTATGCTCAATACCCTGAAGCTCGATTATCAGGGTTTGTAACCGATGATTTAGAGATGCCACGTTCTTTATCGGTCGATTACACAAAAAGTGATGAGTTGTTACCTCGCTATCTTATTATCGGGGCAACCAAGACTGGTGAGGCTGTCGCAATGATAGCCGTTAATCCGCCACAAGAGTTTGTCAAAGAGTTCAAAGCCCTCGAAAACTACTTTGGTTCTTCGGTGTGCAAGGCGGTTGTCATTGAACAAGAAACCGGAACTCAAAAGCTCAAAGCGATACTTAGAGAAAATGTTGCATCACAAACTTTACTTGGTTGTCGGTTTGACAAAGAGGGAAATACCATCCCTTTCACTGGGACTCAGGTACATGGTTATACTTTAGAGCATGCTTGTGGAATTAAGCCCAACGCAGATAAAAACGGTGATATTTTTGGTATAGAGCTCAAATGCTTTACACGCAAAAAATTAACGTTGTTTACTCCAGAGCCTGATGGGGGTTTGTATAAAGAAAACTTCAACTTATTCATGACGACCTATGGTTATGAAAAAGAAGGAGCATACCGTCTTACTGGCTTGCACCGTGCATATCAAGAGAACACAAAGAGCTTACTTACTCTTAAGATAACCTGTAAGCATGCAATCAAAGAAAAAGATGGAATAACAGGCAAGAAAACAATCCTGTATAAAGCTGGCTACTATGATCCTGAGATTCCAATCACAAAGCAAATGACTGATATGAAAGTTATTCTAGAAGACAGAAGTGGTGAAGTCGCGGCTAGTTGGTCACTGGAACGTTTACTGAACTGTTGGGGTGCTAAGCATAATGAAGTGGTTTATGTCCCAGCTCAAAAGCTGGTTAATGAAGAGCAGAGTACACTAGACAAAGGGTACAAGTGGAAGATTGATTTCATAGATCAAGTACTTTGGTGCAATAGAACAAATGCTGAAAAGTTATTCCAAGCTATTCATAAAGGCACTGTCTATTTAGACCCTGCCCCTAAGTACTGCCCTGATAGTCCTAAAGACAACAAACGTCGTTCTCAATGGCGCATTAATGATATTTATAAGGCTGCTGATAGTCTCTATGAAGAGACAAGACTTGTAAACTTGGTTAAATAA